One window of the Gloeomargarita sp. SKYB120 genome contains the following:
- a CDS encoding STAS domain-containing protein — protein sequence MSSLPVQVVVPPARLDTTTKDHLTQQVKQIASQQATLVLLDMSQVEFVDSSGLGAMVAALKNLRSVGGELALCQPSDQVKTLLEITGLERIIKIYPDRQTFEREYGR from the coding sequence ATGAGTTCATTGCCCGTACAGGTGGTGGTGCCGCCAGCCCGCTTGGATACGACGACTAAAGACCATCTGACTCAACAGGTCAAGCAAATTGCCAGCCAGCAAGCGACGCTGGTGTTGCTGGACATGAGCCAGGTGGAATTTGTGGACAGTTCCGGATTGGGAGCGATGGTGGCAGCGTTGAAAAACTTGCGGTCGGTCGGGGGCGAGTTAGCCCTGTGCCAGCCGTCGGACCAGGTGAAAACGCTGCTGGAAATTACAGGTTTGGAACGGATTATTAAAATTTATCCAGACCGGCAGACGTTTGAACGGGAGTATGGTCGCTGA
- a CDS encoding ribonuclease H-like domain-containing protein has translation MVAEVPAPHQCEQDLSEELLRHYLGQPVVGVDTETMGLIPARDRLCLVQIADAQGHATLVKIQPGQRQAPRLQQLLEAPQVLKIFHYARFDLAALRYHLGIDVAPIFCTKIASKLARTYSPKHGLKDVVQELLGIELDKQMQSSDWGRPESLSDAQLAYAANDVIYLPKIAELLTAMLQREGRWELAQSCFACVPTFVSLDLLFYQGVFEH, from the coding sequence ATGGTCGCTGAGGTGCCTGCGCCCCACCAGTGTGAGCAGGATTTATCAGAGGAACTCCTGCGCCATTACCTGGGTCAGCCGGTGGTCGGGGTGGACACGGAAACCATGGGGTTGATTCCGGCGCGTGACCGGCTGTGTTTGGTGCAGATTGCGGATGCGCAGGGGCACGCAACGCTGGTGAAAATCCAGCCCGGGCAACGCCAAGCTCCCCGGTTGCAGCAACTATTGGAAGCGCCCCAAGTACTGAAAATTTTTCACTATGCCCGCTTTGACCTGGCGGCGTTGCGGTATCATCTGGGGATTGATGTCGCGCCCATTTTTTGCACGAAAATCGCCAGCAAGTTAGCCCGCACCTATTCCCCTAAACACGGTCTCAAAGATGTGGTGCAGGAGTTGTTAGGGATTGAGCTAGATAAGCAAATGCAGTCATCCGATTGGGGACGCCCGGAATCCCTGAGCGATGCCCAATTGGCCTATGCAGCAAACGACGTGATTTATTTGCCCAAAATTGCCGAACTGCTCACTGCCATGTTGCAGCGGGAAGGTCGGTGGGAATTAGCCCAGTCTTGCTTTGCCTGCGTGCCGACCTTCGTGAGTTTGGATTTGCTGTTTTACCAGGGCGTTTTCGAGCACTAA
- a CDS encoding DUF4168 domain-containing protein, with product MHRSLTLTLLLAGLSLSRPVVAQSTWSDERIQRYAQIVLELEPIRQAHLEEARRLLGTINTSGNLCAERNLPAPVRNVCDRFFEKSQRLVEQRGLTVQEFNAITMQAQQDPNLSKRIQDAMLRQRKPF from the coding sequence ATGCATCGTTCCCTGACCCTGACATTGCTGCTGGCTGGTCTCAGTTTGTCTCGTCCGGTGGTGGCCCAGAGCACCTGGAGCGACGAGCGGATTCAGCGCTACGCCCAGATTGTTTTGGAATTGGAACCCATCCGCCAAGCCCATTTGGAAGAAGCGCGCCGGCTGCTAGGAACGATTAACACCAGCGGCAATCTCTGTGCGGAACGCAACCTGCCTGCCCCCGTGCGCAACGTCTGCGACCGGTTCTTCGAAAAATCCCAGCGGCTGGTGGAACAACGGGGCCTGACGGTGCAGGAATTCAACGCCATTACGATGCAGGCCCAACAAGACCCCAACTTGAGCAAACGCATTCAAGACGCCATGCTACGGCAGCGCAAACCCTTTTAG
- a CDS encoding cation:proton antiporter — MTLTLQIALAVVAGIGAQVLADVLRVPSIIFLLLFGIGLGRDGLGWLQPQWLGVGLEVVISLCVALILFEGGLSLSLRELGQVSGTIQNLVTVGALITFLGGGMAAHWLGEFPWPLAFLYGSLVTVTGPTVIGPLLRQVKVERKLNALLEGEGVLIDPIGAILAVVVLNVVLAEKTGWWDIGLALATRLGLGMLIGAVGGWLLSGLFRQETLPSPDLKNLAVLAGVWGFYGLAQWLESESGLMAAVVSGLVLQLTAPEQRLLRRFKGQLTTLAVSLLFVLLAADLSLASLGMLGWGGLWTVLALMFLVRPLNILVSTWNSDLTWRQKAFLAWIAPRGIVSASVASLFAIVLTDRGFNGGDSVKGLVFLTIILTVLVPGLTAQGMARLLGVRSEQVNGAVIVGSNPLGRLLARLFQEYGEPVVLIDTNREDCRAAARENLRAITGSALDPDVLAEAGIADVGTFVALTKNAELNLILAQRVAEEFCPPRVLALFPESQRSNTQRVRCAFHPQPMLRQWNDALEQGKVRLMEIRLDKALPRWNHPDHLPLVRQRQQFLEVVSTDMDYQPGDRLIYLAPVPPPESETEPIEAGDLVQALLSLG, encoded by the coding sequence TTGACCCTCACCCTGCAGATTGCGCTGGCGGTGGTAGCTGGCATCGGTGCCCAGGTCCTGGCGGATGTCCTGCGAGTGCCTAGCATTATCTTTCTGTTGCTGTTTGGTATCGGTTTGGGCCGGGATGGCCTGGGCTGGCTGCAACCCCAGTGGCTCGGCGTCGGGCTGGAGGTGGTGATTTCCCTATGCGTCGCCTTGATCCTGTTTGAAGGAGGCTTGAGCCTGTCGCTGCGCGAATTGGGCCAGGTCTCGGGCACCATCCAAAACCTGGTGACGGTCGGGGCGTTGATTACCTTCCTGGGCGGGGGGATGGCGGCCCACTGGCTGGGGGAATTTCCCTGGCCGCTGGCGTTTCTGTACGGCTCGCTAGTGACGGTAACAGGGCCAACGGTGATTGGGCCGTTATTGCGCCAGGTGAAGGTAGAACGCAAGCTCAATGCCCTGCTGGAGGGAGAAGGGGTGCTGATTGACCCCATAGGCGCCATTTTGGCGGTGGTGGTGCTCAATGTGGTGCTGGCGGAAAAAACCGGCTGGTGGGACATTGGGCTGGCGCTGGCGACGCGCCTGGGGTTGGGCATGCTCATCGGCGCGGTGGGTGGCTGGTTGTTAAGCGGGTTGTTTCGCCAGGAAACGTTGCCCAGTCCAGACCTCAAGAATCTGGCAGTGCTGGCGGGCGTGTGGGGGTTTTACGGCCTGGCCCAGTGGCTGGAGAGTGAATCCGGGTTGATGGCTGCGGTGGTCTCCGGTCTCGTTTTGCAACTCACCGCGCCCGAACAACGCCTGCTCCGCCGGTTTAAGGGACAATTGACCACGCTGGCGGTGTCCCTGTTGTTTGTCCTGTTGGCGGCGGATTTGTCCCTGGCCAGCCTGGGCATGTTGGGCTGGGGGGGCTTGTGGACCGTGCTGGCCCTGATGTTTCTCGTCCGACCCCTGAATATCCTGGTCTCCACTTGGAATAGCGATTTGACCTGGCGGCAAAAGGCGTTTTTGGCCTGGATTGCCCCGCGCGGGATTGTCTCAGCGTCGGTGGCGTCCCTGTTTGCCATTGTCCTGACAGACCGGGGGTTCAACGGGGGCGATTCGGTCAAGGGGCTGGTGTTTTTGACCATTATCCTGACGGTGCTGGTGCCGGGGTTGACCGCCCAGGGCATGGCTCGTCTCCTAGGGGTGCGTTCTGAACAAGTCAATGGCGCCGTGATTGTCGGCAGTAATCCCTTGGGCCGCCTGTTGGCCCGTTTATTTCAAGAGTACGGGGAGCCGGTGGTGCTGATTGATACCAACCGGGAGGACTGCCGCGCCGCGGCACGGGAAAATTTGCGGGCCATTACCGGGAGCGCTCTCGACCCTGACGTGCTGGCAGAAGCCGGGATTGCCGATGTCGGCACCTTTGTGGCTCTGACTAAAAACGCTGAGTTGAATCTCATCCTGGCGCAACGGGTTGCCGAAGAGTTTTGCCCGCCGCGGGTGCTGGCCCTGTTTCCGGAAAGCCAGCGTTCCAATACCCAGCGGGTGCGCTGCGCGTTTCATCCGCAGCCCATGTTGCGCCAGTGGAACGACGCCCTAGAGCAGGGGAAGGTGCGCCTGATGGAAATCCGCCTGGATAAGGCCCTGCCGCGCTGGAACCATCCCGACCATCTCCCCCTGGTGCGCCAGCGGCAACAGTTTCTGGAGGTCGTCAGCACCGACATGGATTACCAACCTGGCGACCGGTTGATCTACTTGGCGCCTGTGCCGCCTCCCGAATCGGAAACCGAACCCATCGAGGCCGGCGACCTGGTGCAGGCCCTGCTCAGCCTAGGTTAA
- a CDS encoding carbon dioxide-concentrating mechanism protein CcmK, whose protein sequence is MPIAVGMIETKGFPAVVEAADAMVKAARVTLVGYEKIGSGRVTVIVRGDVSEVQASVSAGIESAKRVAGGEVLSHHIIARPHENLEYVLPIRYTPEVEQFRV, encoded by the coding sequence ATGCCGATTGCCGTAGGGATGATTGAGACGAAGGGGTTTCCGGCGGTGGTGGAGGCGGCGGACGCCATGGTCAAAGCCGCGCGGGTGACCCTGGTGGGTTATGAAAAAATCGGCAGTGGCCGGGTGACGGTCATTGTGCGGGGCGACGTGTCGGAGGTGCAGGCGTCGGTTTCCGCTGGGATCGAATCGGCCAAGCGCGTGGCTGGTGGGGAGGTGCTGTCCCACCACATCATTGCGCGGCCCCACGAAAACCTGGAGTACGTCCTGCCGATTCGCTACACACCGGAAGTTGAACAATTTCGCGTCTAG
- a CDS encoding carbon dioxide-concentrating mechanism protein CcmK, whose amino-acid sequence MPIAVGMIETLGFPAVVEAADAMVKAARVTLVGYEKIGSGRVTVTVRGDVSEVQASVAAGIESVKRVAGGQLLSHHIIARPHENLEYVLPIRYTEQVQQFREDATNVRPYLRP is encoded by the coding sequence ATGCCGATTGCTGTAGGGATGATTGAAACGCTGGGGTTTCCGGCGGTGGTGGAGGCGGCGGACGCCATGGTCAAAGCCGCGCGGGTGACCCTGGTGGGTTATGAAAAAATTGGCAGTGGCCGGGTGACGGTGACGGTCCGCGGGGATGTGTCGGAAGTCCAGGCGTCCGTTGCTGCCGGGATCGAGTCGGTCAAGCGCGTCGCTGGTGGGCAACTGTTGTCCCACCACATCATTGCGCGGCCCCACGAAAACCTGGAGTACGTCCTGCCGATTCGTTACACCGAGCAGGTACAACAGTTCCGGGAAGACGCCACTAACGTCCGTCCCTACCTGCGGCCCTGA
- a CDS encoding EutN/CcmL family microcompartment protein: protein MRIGRVAGTVVSTQKEPTLQGVKFLLVQLVDLQGQLTAEYQVAADRVGAGVDEWVLVCEGSSARKIDRGENLPVDAAVIGIIDTVTVEGQLLYSKRAQARSL, encoded by the coding sequence ATGCGGATCGGTCGCGTGGCCGGCACCGTGGTCAGCACCCAAAAGGAACCCACACTCCAAGGGGTTAAATTTCTCCTGGTGCAACTGGTGGACCTACAGGGGCAACTGACCGCCGAGTATCAAGTGGCCGCTGACCGGGTGGGAGCGGGCGTGGACGAATGGGTGCTAGTGTGCGAAGGCAGTTCGGCACGCAAAATTGACCGGGGCGAAAACTTACCAGTGGATGCGGCGGTCATCGGCATTATTGACACGGTGACGGTTGAAGGACAACTGCTGTACAGCAAACGGGCGCAGGCCCGAAGTTTGTAA
- a CDS encoding ribulose bisphosphate carboxylase small subunit, producing the protein MVAVRSEAAPPTPWSKTLAEPQIDPTAYVHSFSNIIGDVRIGPEVLIAPGTSIRADEGTPFYIGAGTNVQDGVIIHGLEQGRVTGEDGQPYSVWIGRDTSITHGVLVHGPAYVGNNCFIGFRSTIFNARVNDGCIVMMHCLIQDVEIPPGRFVPSGSIITTQQQADRLPPVTPQDMAFAQHVVGINDALRAGYRCAANIECIAPLKQQKQAESAGNGYSGATRLDPQVVEQVRQWLAQGYRIGTEHADERRFRSRSWRSCSPIASTHLPEVVKALEACLQEHQGEYVRLLGIDPKGKRRVGERIIQRPGDTGQPASSTASSPTPVAPETAAQVTNTSLAPDIAQQVRQWLDQGYRIGAEVADPRRFRTRSWLSVALPQSRNAYEVIAALENLLSESVGDYVRLIAIDPQSKRRVSEQIIQRPPGSPTPMAQRTTTSTRPTTATPVSASPVGQLVRQWLSQGYRVGAEVADTRRFKTSSWLSVALPSNGQEGDITQAIENLLQEAAGQYVRLIAIDPKSRRRVSEQIIQRPEGVSGPTAASASTSPSPAASVSTTPVGLDGAVVAQVRQLLAQGYRVGVEVADPRRYRSSSWLSVGLPASQREEEVLSALATLLREHTGNYVRLLGIDPKAKRRVFEQIIQKP; encoded by the coding sequence ATGGTGGCAGTGCGCAGTGAGGCGGCGCCTCCGACTCCCTGGTCGAAGACCCTGGCGGAACCGCAGATTGACCCCACGGCCTACGTGCATTCCTTTTCCAACATCATTGGGGATGTACGCATCGGGCCGGAGGTGCTGATTGCGCCAGGGACCTCGATCCGGGCGGACGAGGGCACGCCCTTTTACATCGGGGCTGGTACGAACGTCCAGGACGGGGTAATCATTCACGGTCTGGAGCAGGGGCGTGTGACCGGCGAGGATGGCCAGCCCTATTCGGTCTGGATTGGTAGGGACACCTCGATTACCCACGGGGTGCTGGTGCATGGCCCGGCCTACGTGGGCAACAACTGTTTTATCGGGTTTCGCTCCACGATCTTTAACGCCCGGGTCAATGACGGTTGTATCGTCATGATGCACTGTCTGATCCAGGATGTGGAGATTCCGCCGGGGCGCTTTGTGCCGTCGGGTTCGATTATCACCACCCAGCAGCAGGCGGACCGGTTGCCGCCGGTGACGCCCCAGGACATGGCCTTTGCCCAGCACGTGGTGGGCATCAACGATGCGCTGCGGGCCGGGTATCGCTGCGCCGCCAACATCGAGTGCATCGCGCCGTTAAAGCAGCAAAAGCAAGCCGAGTCGGCGGGAAATGGCTACAGTGGGGCCACGCGGCTCGACCCCCAGGTGGTGGAGCAGGTGCGGCAATGGCTGGCCCAGGGCTATCGCATCGGCACGGAGCACGCGGATGAGCGGCGGTTCCGCAGCCGTTCCTGGCGCAGTTGCAGCCCGATTGCCTCGACTCACTTGCCGGAGGTGGTTAAGGCTCTGGAGGCCTGTTTGCAGGAACACCAAGGGGAGTACGTGCGCCTGCTGGGCATTGACCCCAAGGGTAAACGGCGTGTCGGTGAACGGATTATTCAACGCCCAGGCGACACGGGACAACCGGCTTCTTCGACGGCGAGTTCTCCCACGCCTGTCGCCCCGGAAACCGCCGCTCAGGTGACGAACACCTCGCTTGCGCCCGACATCGCGCAGCAGGTGCGGCAATGGTTAGACCAGGGCTATCGCATCGGTGCGGAGGTAGCGGACCCTCGGCGGTTCCGGACCCGTTCCTGGTTAAGCGTGGCCTTGCCCCAGTCCCGCAACGCCTACGAGGTCATCGCGGCGCTGGAAAACCTGTTGAGCGAGTCGGTGGGGGATTACGTGCGCTTGATCGCCATTGACCCCCAATCTAAACGGCGCGTGAGCGAGCAGATTATTCAACGGCCTCCAGGGAGTCCCACGCCGATGGCGCAGCGGACAACCACCTCCACCCGTCCCACTACAGCAACACCCGTGAGCGCCAGCCCCGTTGGGCAACTTGTCCGGCAATGGTTGTCCCAGGGGTACCGGGTTGGGGCGGAAGTGGCCGATACCCGCAGGTTTAAGACCAGTTCCTGGCTAAGTGTCGCCCTACCTAGCAACGGTCAGGAGGGGGACATCACGCAGGCGATTGAAAACCTGTTGCAAGAAGCGGCGGGCCAGTATGTGCGGCTCATCGCCATTGACCCCAAATCCAGGCGGCGGGTGAGCGAGCAGATCATCCAGCGGCCCGAGGGCGTGAGTGGACCGACCGCAGCCAGCGCGTCCACGTCTCCATCGCCAGCGGCATCTGTTTCTACAACTCCTGTCGGTCTCGACGGGGCGGTTGTGGCCCAGGTGCGGCAACTGCTGGCCCAGGGGTATCGGGTCGGAGTGGAGGTGGCGGACCCCCGCCGGTATCGGAGCAGTTCCTGGTTGAGCGTTGGTCTCCCGGCCAGCCAGCGGGAAGAGGAAGTGCTCTCGGCGCTGGCGACCCTTTTGCGGGAACACACTGGCAATTACGTGCGCCTGCTGGGCATTGACCCCAAGGCCAAGCGCCGTGTCTTTGAACAGATCATCCAAAAGCCCTAA